A single genomic interval of Polynucleobacter necessarius harbors:
- a CDS encoding DEAD/DEAH box helicase, translating into MIFSKETKHESKASKSTGNEFQNFALAASLLKNIAELGFTQATSVQAQVIPAALAGGDLLVSSQTGSGKTAAFLLPLINQLIEDNPNSSPVPGRAQPKVLVLCPTRELAQQVAADAVNLVRGMKGIRIATVMGGMPYGKQIQALKGALLVVATPGRLLDLCDSKAIRLDDVKQLVIDEADRMLDMGFADDLEAIDKRCAGLNQTLMFSATFAPKIMSLANELTTDAKRIELAHAGEKHANIEQKLHWADSTSHKHKLLEHILDAADLDQAVVFASTQIESEKIADTLRANGYEATALHGAMPQAVRMRRLESLRKGHTKILVATDVAARGIDVPRISHVINFGLPMKPEDYTHRIGRTGRAGRNGVAITLVEHRDRAKIRNIERFTQQDIVASVIAGLEPQAKPSSGGGGGRPGGGRPGGGRPGGGRSGGGGGRSGDSRPARPAGGPRFAKPKSGGQRRNFSGN; encoded by the coding sequence ATGATTTTTTCTAAAGAAACTAAACACGAGTCGAAAGCCTCAAAGAGTACTGGAAATGAATTCCAGAATTTCGCCCTAGCGGCATCACTCCTTAAAAATATTGCTGAGCTGGGTTTTACCCAAGCCACTTCCGTGCAAGCTCAGGTTATTCCTGCAGCCTTAGCAGGTGGTGACTTATTGGTTAGCAGCCAAACCGGTAGCGGAAAAACCGCAGCCTTTTTATTGCCTTTGATTAATCAGCTCATCGAAGACAACCCGAACAGCTCACCTGTTCCAGGTCGCGCACAACCCAAAGTGTTGGTGCTCTGCCCTACTCGTGAATTGGCTCAACAGGTTGCCGCCGATGCAGTGAACTTAGTTCGCGGCATGAAAGGTATTCGTATCGCAACCGTTATGGGTGGCATGCCTTATGGCAAGCAAATTCAAGCGTTAAAAGGTGCATTGTTAGTTGTTGCAACTCCAGGTCGTTTACTCGACTTATGCGACAGCAAAGCCATTCGCTTAGACGACGTCAAACAACTCGTTATCGATGAAGCTGATCGCATGCTTGACATGGGATTTGCCGACGACCTCGAGGCAATTGATAAACGCTGCGCAGGCCTCAACCAAACTTTGATGTTCTCTGCTACTTTCGCGCCAAAGATTATGTCTTTAGCAAATGAGTTGACCACAGATGCCAAGCGTATTGAACTTGCTCACGCAGGTGAAAAGCACGCCAACATTGAACAGAAGTTGCATTGGGCTGACAGCACGTCACATAAGCACAAGTTACTTGAGCATATTTTGGACGCTGCCGACCTAGATCAAGCGGTCGTGTTTGCGAGCACTCAAATTGAGAGCGAAAAAATTGCTGACACATTGCGTGCTAACGGCTATGAAGCAACCGCCCTTCACGGCGCAATGCCTCAAGCGGTGCGTATGCGTCGCCTTGAGTCGTTACGTAAAGGTCACACCAAGATTTTGGTTGCGACAGACGTAGCAGCTCGCGGTATTGATGTGCCACGCATTAGTCACGTAATCAACTTTGGTTTGCCAATGAAACCGGAAGACTATACACACCGCATCGGTCGTACCGGTCGTGCGGGTCGCAACGGCGTTGCTATCACTTTGGTTGAACATCGTGATCGCGCGAAGATTCGTAATATCGAACGCTTCACACAGCAAGATATCGTCGCTTCAGTCATTGCTGGTCTTGAGCCACAGGCCAAGCCAAGCTCTGGCGGTGGCGGTGGTCGTCCTGGCGGTGGTCGTCCTGGCGGTGGTCGTCCTGGTGGTGGTCGCTCTGGCGGTGGTGGTGGTCGCTCTGGCGACTCACGTCCAGCACGCCCAGCAGGTGGCCCACGTTTTGCGAAGCCTAAGTCTGGCGGTCAGCGTCGCAACTTTAGCGGCAACTGA
- the leuE gene encoding leucine efflux protein LeuE — protein MEWLSFSLLSPSNAGIVDFSSYLLGTLFIILLPGPNSLYVLTIALQKGWRSGAWGALGIFIGDSILMMAVVLGAASILISSPIIFSIVRIVGAAYLAWLGYGLLRSGLQRWSMGEQAKAYEIQMRLMQLHPLVAALTLSLTNPKAIFFFIAFFSQFIRSAFQNPAHTFFYLAIVLQILSMTYLTCLIVAGQIFLKFFQAHLRVSSALWILAGSMFIGFAVRLLLA, from the coding sequence ATGGAATGGCTCTCATTTAGTCTCTTATCCCCTAGCAACGCCGGAATTGTAGATTTCTCTAGTTATCTGCTCGGTACCTTATTCATTATTTTGTTGCCTGGCCCAAACTCTCTTTACGTCTTAACTATTGCGCTTCAAAAGGGTTGGCGTTCTGGCGCATGGGGTGCACTTGGCATCTTCATTGGCGATTCCATTCTCATGATGGCTGTCGTTTTAGGCGCAGCATCTATCTTGATCTCTTCGCCCATCATCTTCAGCATTGTGCGTATTGTAGGTGCCGCTTACTTGGCGTGGCTGGGGTATGGTCTGTTGCGAAGTGGTTTGCAACGTTGGTCCATGGGAGAGCAAGCGAAGGCCTATGAGATTCAAATGCGTTTGATGCAGTTACATCCACTTGTGGCTGCGTTAACGTTATCGCTGACCAATCCAAAAGCAATCTTTTTCTTTATTGCTTTCTTTTCGCAATTCATTCGTTCGGCTTTTCAGAATCCCGCGCATACCTTTTTCTATCTCGCGATAGTTTTGCAAATATTGAGTATGACGTATTTGACCTGCCTGATTGTCGCGGGGCAAATTTTTCTTAAATTCTTTCAGGCGCATCTCCGTGTTTCCTCGGCCCTCTGGATATTGGCTGGCAGCATGTTTATCGGGTTTGCAGTGCGATTGCTGCTGGCTTGA
- a CDS encoding aldehyde dehydrogenase family protein, whose product MKPEQIEVPSHMGASQAWIESQSLGVVGILSPWHYPVQLALIPAIAAFAAGNRVSLKPSERSSRTSGFIASLIQEYFHQTEFCVTTGGPDVAEQFATLPFDHLFLYRFWNDRQESDARCR is encoded by the coding sequence ATGAAGCCTGAGCAAATAGAGGTTCCCTCGCATATGGGCGCTTCACAAGCTTGGATTGAAAGTCAGTCGCTGGGTGTTGTTGGCATTCTGAGTCCATGGCATTACCCAGTGCAATTGGCGCTCATTCCGGCGATTGCCGCTTTTGCCGCTGGCAATCGCGTTTCGTTAAAACCATCTGAACGAAGCTCTCGCACCTCAGGCTTTATTGCCAGCCTAATTCAGGAGTACTTCCACCAAACCGAATTTTGTGTCACTACTGGCGGGCCAGATGTAGCAGAACAATTTGCAACGCTACCTTTTGACCACCTTTTTCTTTACCGGTTCTGGAACGATCGGCAAGAAAGTGATGCGCGCTGCCGCTGA
- a CDS encoding aldehyde dehydrogenase family protein gives MFGPIFPIVTIADATAAIAYVNHKPNPLALYWFGKDKQNLKRVLSETRSGGVTVNDTLLHITIEDLPFGGVGASGIGSYHGKAGFLYVQSSKIDSGSARFLWFKFI, from the coding sequence ATCTTTGGACCTATTTTCCCGATCGTGACTATTGCCGATGCTACTGCGGCAATTGCTTATGTCAATCACAAACCCAATCCCCTTGCTTTGTATTGGTTTGGTAAAGACAAACAGAATCTCAAGCGTGTTTTAAGTGAAACCCGCTCTGGTGGCGTTACAGTCAACGACACACTGCTACACATCACCATTGAGGATTTGCCTTTTGGTGGCGTAGGTGCAAGCGGTATTGGCAGCTATCATGGTAAAGCAGGGTTTTTATACGTTCAGTCATCAAAAATCGATTCTGGAAGTGCGCGGTTTCTTTGGTTTAAATTTATTTAA
- the msrA gene encoding peptide-methionine (S)-S-oxide reductase MsrA yields the protein MGGGCFWCLEAVYQQITRVQSVVSGYAGGAGPNPTYEAVCTGVSGHAEIVDVLFDPRVISLRGLLELFFVIHDPTTLNYQWNDYGTQDRSVIFTHGEEQLKIAHEVIRELEDSRIYSNPVVTQIEAAPTIYPAEDYHQNYFQQHPHQGYCMAVVASKLAKFRTKFKALIAPQYL from the coding sequence TTGGGTGGAGGCTGTTTTTGGTGTCTTGAGGCGGTTTATCAGCAAATTACCAGGGTGCAGTCTGTGGTTTCTGGTTATGCCGGTGGCGCTGGGCCTAATCCGACTTATGAGGCAGTTTGTACCGGAGTGTCAGGTCATGCAGAGATTGTGGATGTTTTATTCGACCCTAGGGTGATTTCATTGAGGGGTTTGCTCGAACTCTTTTTTGTCATCCATGATCCAACTACCTTGAACTATCAATGGAATGATTACGGTACACAAGATCGCTCGGTCATCTTCACTCATGGCGAAGAGCAGTTAAAGATTGCGCATGAGGTCATTCGGGAGTTAGAGGATTCTCGGATTTACTCTAATCCAGTTGTGACGCAGATTGAGGCTGCGCCAACGATTTACCCTGCAGAAGATTATCACCAGAATTATTTTCAGCAACATCCACATCAAGGGTATTGCATGGCAGTGGTTGCGTCCAAGCTTGCTAAATTCAGGACGAAATTTAAAGCGCTGATAGCACCTCAATATCTTTAA
- a CDS encoding chorismate--pyruvate lyase family protein — protein MRDCPQALNSDESRYFHLQLRRCRVREVLLCSNGVPLVMAHSVIPTLSSSGSNHAILHLGTKPLGAVLFSKKRKHSKAKPPRDIARLDKSSE, from the coding sequence TTGCGTGACTGCCCTCAAGCACTCAATAGCGACGAAAGTCGCTATTTTCATTTGCAGCTCAGACGCTGCAGAGTGCGCGAAGTATTGCTCTGTTCCAACGGAGTTCCTTTAGTGATGGCGCATAGCGTCATTCCCACCCTGAGTTCTAGCGGCAGCAATCATGCCATTTTGCACCTAGGCACTAAGCCGCTAGGTGCAGTGCTGTTTAGCAAAAAACGTAAACACTCTAAAGCCAAACCTCCGCGCGACATTGCTCGATTAGATAAAAGTAGTGAGTGA
- a CDS encoding uroporphyrinogen-III synthase, with protein MSTKTIIVTRPSGQARQLVEVLTRAIEANGVAKRSLPEILSLPLLTIVPKSDEHLADHIATVLSDADLTIFVSPNAIESVMRLLERDWQDFSKKIIPIGVMGGSSYLALKKHGIGSEKNPTSIIVPGNNEHWDSEGLWQELQSLRWNWRDKKVAIFKGDGGRDWLADTLKTAGATVEAISSYSRVPLDIDNPAWLAIREMDLSKSLWLLTSSEAVRYLGEVMKDQFIQNLNGASALCSHHNITDAAELIGFGEVLTSEPGDEALIKSTLAWLTI; from the coding sequence ATGAGCACGAAAACCATCATTGTTACAAGACCGAGTGGACAGGCTCGTCAGTTGGTCGAGGTGCTTACTAGGGCAATTGAAGCAAATGGAGTCGCAAAGCGCAGCCTTCCAGAAATCCTTTCCCTTCCATTGCTGACCATTGTCCCCAAATCTGATGAGCATTTGGCTGACCATATCGCCACTGTATTGAGTGATGCCGATCTCACTATTTTTGTAAGTCCAAATGCGATTGAAAGTGTGATGCGTTTGCTAGAGCGGGATTGGCAAGATTTTTCCAAAAAGATTATTCCCATTGGTGTGATGGGGGGTAGTAGTTACCTGGCTCTGAAGAAGCATGGCATAGGTTCAGAGAAAAATCCGACGTCGATCATCGTTCCAGGGAACAATGAACATTGGGATTCCGAGGGTTTATGGCAGGAACTCCAATCCCTGCGATGGAATTGGCGGGATAAAAAAGTGGCGATCTTCAAAGGTGATGGCGGTCGCGACTGGTTGGCTGATACATTAAAAACAGCTGGCGCCACTGTGGAGGCTATTTCAAGCTATAGTCGCGTGCCTTTGGATATTGATAATCCTGCATGGCTTGCAATTCGCGAGATGGATTTGAGTAAATCACTTTGGTTGCTTACCTCTTCTGAGGCTGTGCGTTATCTTGGTGAGGTTATGAAAGACCAATTCATCCAAAACCTTAATGGCGCCAGTGCGCTGTGTTCACATCACAATATCACCGATGCAGCGGAGTTAATTGGCTTTGGAGAGGTCTTAACTAGCGAACCTGGTGATGAGGCCTTGATCAAATCAACGTTAGCTTGGCTAACAATCTAA
- a CDS encoding aldehyde dehydrogenase family protein, producing the protein MTTFFFTGSGTIGKKVMRAAADNLTPVTLELGGTTHVIVDKSAKLKDAAAAIIYGKLLNGGQTCIAPDYVLLDPRTQDSFIAELQAAAQAQFSNPEELTCPINEKQLEYWQHLERCSRAWSKSHSPSK; encoded by the coding sequence TTGACCACCTTTTTCTTTACCGGTTCTGGAACGATCGGCAAGAAAGTGATGCGCGCTGCCGCTGACAACCTCACTCCAGTCACTTTGGAGCTGGGTGGGACAACCCACGTCATTGTTGATAAGAGTGCCAAACTAAAGGATGCTGCCGCTGCCATCATCTACGGCAAACTGCTGAATGGCGGACAAACCTGCATTGCACCAGACTATGTTTTGCTAGATCCCCGCACTCAGGACTCTTTTATTGCAGAACTTCAGGCCGCAGCTCAAGCGCAATTTAGCAACCCTGAAGAATTAACTTGTCCAATTAATGAGAAGCAACTGGAATACTGGCAGCACTTAGAGCGATGCTCTAGAGCGTGGAGCAAAAGCCATTCCCCTTCTAAATAA